In Columba livia isolate bColLiv1 breed racing homer chromosome 8, bColLiv1.pat.W.v2, whole genome shotgun sequence, a single genomic region encodes these proteins:
- the OMA1 gene encoding metalloendopeptidase OMA1, mitochondrial isoform X2, whose amino-acid sequence MNIICGLKLSGRSCIFLHLSSLTKQGKCNNISRPYAAYCRTQVIYTRDRCQRLDWRGNTRNCFLTGSPEHYRNFLNKGQKCLLNFSNTEVYKNAEHSWGRFCFQSSWPLGEKTTSLQIGSVEQLPHRCSAWNIQIIRSFHASPSFQAAPVPLFWIIVKPAQKLFAIILGRSIRNWWKALPPNKQELFKESARKNKWKILLGVSSLGVLFVMFYFTHLEETPITGRARLLVFGKEHFRELSQMEYDMWMEKFESKMLPETDARYQVVERVVGHLSESNKDIPQVSTLKWLIHVVDEPDVNAFVLPNGQVFVFTGLLNAVSDIHQLSFILGHEIAHAVLEHAAEKASLVHFLDFLSLIFLTMIWAICPRDSLAVVGQWIQGKLQEACVDVRASSVFWQQMELAETVQGQPKLPEWLSTHPSHENRAEHLDRLIPEALKIRESCNCPSLSGPDPRLIFRLNMQHLLDSSKDRATQNSTKRDLSKPKLDFPHTQKAEDMPVTFAAKPTN is encoded by the exons ATGAATATCATCTGTGGCCTGAAGTTGTCGGGCAGGAGCtgtattttcttacatttgTCTTCTTTAACCAAGCAGGGAAAATGCAATAATATCTCTAGGCCTTATGCTGCGTATTGCCGAACTCAAGTCATTTATACACGAGATAGATGCCAAAGGCTGGATTGGAGAGGAAATACTAGAAACTGTTTTTTGACTGGAAGCCCTGAGCACTACAGAAACTTCCTCAATAAAGGACAGAAGTGTCTTTtgaatttttcaaatacagaagTTTACAAGAATGCAGAGCACAGTTGGGGAAGGTTTTGCTTCCAGTCTTCTTGGCCATTGGGGGAGAAGACCACATCCCTCCAGATCGGTTCTGTAGAGCAACTTCCACATCGTTGTTCTGCTTGGAACATTCAGATCATCAGGTCTTTTCATGCATCACCATCCTTTCAGGCTGCACCAGTGCCTCTTTTCTGGATTATTGTTAAGCCAGCTCAGAAATTATTTGCTATCATTCTCGGCAG GAGCATAAGAAATTGGTGGAAGGCACTTCCTCCTAATAAACAGgaactttttaaagaaagcgcaagaaaaaataaatggaagataCTGCTGGGTGTCAGTAGCTTAGGAGTCTTATTTGTCATGTTCTATTTTACTCACTTGGAGGAGACACCCATCACTGGGCGTGCTCGACTGCTGGTGTTTGGAAAAGAGCATTTTAGAGAACTGTCACAGATGGAATACGATATG tggatgGAGAAATTCGAAAGTAAAATGTTACCTGAGACAGATGCACGTTACCAGGTCGTGGAGAGAGTTGTTGGTCATTTATCTGAAAGCAATAAGGACATCCCACAGGTCTCGACGCTCAAGTGGCTTATCCATGTGGTAGATGAACCAGATGTAAATGCTTTTGTGCTTCCA AATGGTcaagtgtttgtttttaccgGATTGCTAAATGCAGTTTCTGATATTCATCAGCTGTCTTTCATTTTGGGACATGAAATAGCTCACGCTGTGCTGGAACATGCA GCAGAGAAAGCCAGCCTGGTTCACTTCTTGGATTTTCTATCACTCATCTTTCTCACCATGATCTGGGCCATCTGTCCTCGTGATAGTTTGGCAGTTGTTGGCCAGTGGATTCAGGGCAAGTTGCAGGAG gCTTGTGTGGATGTAAGAGCAAGCAGCGTATTTTGGCAACAGATGGAATTAGCAGAAACCGTTCAAGGGCAGCCCAAGTTACCAGAGTGGCTCTCCACACACCCTTCTCATGAAAATAGAGCTGAGCACTTAGACCGGCTTATCCCAGAG GCTCTTAAAATAAGAGAGAGCTGCAATTGCCCATCTCTTTCTGGACCAGATCCTCGCCTCATTTTCAGACTTAACATGCAACATCTCCTGGACTCATCTAAAGATCGAGCAACTCAAAATTCTACAAAGCGAGATctctcaaaaccaaaactggaTTTTCCTCACACTCAAAAAGCAGAAGATATGCCAGTAACTTTTGCAGCTAAACCTACAAACTAG
- the OMA1 gene encoding metalloendopeptidase OMA1, mitochondrial isoform X1, whose product MNIICGLKLSGRSCIFLHLSSLTKQGKCNNISRPYAAYCRTQVIYTRDRCQRLDWRGNTRNCFLTGSPEHYRNFLNKGQKCLLNFSNTEVYKNAEHSWGRFCFQSSWPLGEKTTSLQIGSVEQLPHRCSAWNIQIIRSFHASPSFQAAPVPLFWIIVKPAQKLFAIILGRSIRNWWKALPPNKQELFKESARKNKWKILLGVSSLGVLFVMFYFTHLEETPITGRARLLVFGKEHFRELSQMEYDMWMEKFESKMLPETDARYQVVERVVGHLSESNKDIPQVSTLKWLIHVVDEPDVNAFVLPNGQVFVFTGLLNAVSDIHQLSFILGHEIAHAVLEHAAEKASLVHFLDFLSLIFLTMIWAICPRDSLAVVGQWIQGKLQEFMFDRPYSRTLEAEADKVGLQFAAKACVDVRASSVFWQQMELAETVQGQPKLPEWLSTHPSHENRAEHLDRLIPEALKIRESCNCPSLSGPDPRLIFRLNMQHLLDSSKDRATQNSTKRDLSKPKLDFPHTQKAEDMPVTFAAKPTN is encoded by the exons ATGAATATCATCTGTGGCCTGAAGTTGTCGGGCAGGAGCtgtattttcttacatttgTCTTCTTTAACCAAGCAGGGAAAATGCAATAATATCTCTAGGCCTTATGCTGCGTATTGCCGAACTCAAGTCATTTATACACGAGATAGATGCCAAAGGCTGGATTGGAGAGGAAATACTAGAAACTGTTTTTTGACTGGAAGCCCTGAGCACTACAGAAACTTCCTCAATAAAGGACAGAAGTGTCTTTtgaatttttcaaatacagaagTTTACAAGAATGCAGAGCACAGTTGGGGAAGGTTTTGCTTCCAGTCTTCTTGGCCATTGGGGGAGAAGACCACATCCCTCCAGATCGGTTCTGTAGAGCAACTTCCACATCGTTGTTCTGCTTGGAACATTCAGATCATCAGGTCTTTTCATGCATCACCATCCTTTCAGGCTGCACCAGTGCCTCTTTTCTGGATTATTGTTAAGCCAGCTCAGAAATTATTTGCTATCATTCTCGGCAG GAGCATAAGAAATTGGTGGAAGGCACTTCCTCCTAATAAACAGgaactttttaaagaaagcgcaagaaaaaataaatggaagataCTGCTGGGTGTCAGTAGCTTAGGAGTCTTATTTGTCATGTTCTATTTTACTCACTTGGAGGAGACACCCATCACTGGGCGTGCTCGACTGCTGGTGTTTGGAAAAGAGCATTTTAGAGAACTGTCACAGATGGAATACGATATG tggatgGAGAAATTCGAAAGTAAAATGTTACCTGAGACAGATGCACGTTACCAGGTCGTGGAGAGAGTTGTTGGTCATTTATCTGAAAGCAATAAGGACATCCCACAGGTCTCGACGCTCAAGTGGCTTATCCATGTGGTAGATGAACCAGATGTAAATGCTTTTGTGCTTCCA AATGGTcaagtgtttgtttttaccgGATTGCTAAATGCAGTTTCTGATATTCATCAGCTGTCTTTCATTTTGGGACATGAAATAGCTCACGCTGTGCTGGAACATGCA GCAGAGAAAGCCAGCCTGGTTCACTTCTTGGATTTTCTATCACTCATCTTTCTCACCATGATCTGGGCCATCTGTCCTCGTGATAGTTTGGCAGTTGTTGGCCAGTGGATTCAGGGCAAGTTGCAGGAG TTTATGTTTGACAGACCGTATAGCAGAACATTGGAGGCTGAAGCTGATAAAGTGGGACTTCAGTTTGCAGCAAAG gCTTGTGTGGATGTAAGAGCAAGCAGCGTATTTTGGCAACAGATGGAATTAGCAGAAACCGTTCAAGGGCAGCCCAAGTTACCAGAGTGGCTCTCCACACACCCTTCTCATGAAAATAGAGCTGAGCACTTAGACCGGCTTATCCCAGAG GCTCTTAAAATAAGAGAGAGCTGCAATTGCCCATCTCTTTCTGGACCAGATCCTCGCCTCATTTTCAGACTTAACATGCAACATCTCCTGGACTCATCTAAAGATCGAGCAACTCAAAATTCTACAAAGCGAGATctctcaaaaccaaaactggaTTTTCCTCACACTCAAAAAGCAGAAGATATGCCAGTAACTTTTGCAGCTAAACCTACAAACTAG